DNA from Spirochaetota bacterium:
ACGCCCTTCGGCTCCCTCATCGTGCCCCAGGCGGTCTTCACCGAGATGTACTACAACCGGGTCATGGTGCCCACCTTTGACATGAACATCGGCTTCGGCGAAGTGCTGTCGTGGAAGGTTTCGGCCAACGCCAATTTCACCAAGGACTTCTACGGTAAAATGGACCTGGTAAAAAATTCCACGGTCACCTATTTGACCGGTCCGGAATCGTCGAACCTCTTCTGGAAAATCTACGCGGGTATCTACCTGGGCCAGCAGTGGACCATCAACTACACGAAGCCGGCTCCTGATACGGATATGATCAACATGGTCTCGAAAATGCAATTGGGGGCAATGCCCAACGGCCAGATCATCGAAGGCTACGGCCAGCAATATCCCTATAAGTGGATGCTCACGGCCAACCTTCAAAGGAATTTTCTTGAAAGTGATGCCCTTGAAATACAGGCCCGGATTGCCCTGTACGCGGATCCGAAGCTGAGAAAGTGGGATTATGTCATCTATCCCTATATGATGTACAAGTTCACCAACGGGGTCAGCACCGCCCTCGGCTTTGTATTCGCCAAACGGATGGGAGAAAACCGGAACATGATCATTTCAGAAACGCGTTACTCCTTCTGATAATTCACCAGTAACATGCATGACAACACTGTCAAAGACAGCCCCACGGGCTGTCTTTTTTTCGGCATATTCCACCCCCCCCCGAGGCTCCTGCATGTTCGGACATGAAAATCCCGCAATACAATGCGGCGCGGTAATCCGCGGGGCAAAGTGTCCCATGATGCTCTTCGATCTCTCATTGCCGAAGCAGGACCATCGGGCTTTCACGCGGCGCCTTAAAATGCATTATCAAAAAAATATAGTTGTAAAAAATAAGCTGTGCAGAGTTTGATGCCTGAAGGCCCGGGCATTTACCATGGAACAGCTGATAAACGACATAATCACGTATCTTCTCCCCAAAAATGACTTTTTTTTGTACTTGTTTCTCTTCATATGCGCCATCATTGAAAATTTATTACCACCCATTCCGGGCGATACCATTACGGTATTGGGCGCCTTCCTGGTCGGCACCGGGAGGCTTTCATTTCTTCTGGTTTATGCCTCCACCACGATAGGCAGCGTGGCGGGATTCATGATTCTCGTGTTTCTTGGCCGCTTCCTGGAACGCGAATTTTTCATGAAAAAAAATTATCGCTTTTTCCCCGCCTCAAGCATCATTGCGGCTGAACGCTGGTTCGCCCGCTACGGCTATTTTGTGGTCCTGGCGAACAGGTTTCTCCCCGGTGTGAGGTCGGTCATATCGCTGGTATCAGGCATAACCAGGCTGAACATGTTGAAAGTATTGCTCCTTTCCGTGATAAGCGCCGCCGTATGGAACCTGATCTGGATCAAGATCGGCTTTATGCTGGGGAACAACTGGCAGACCGTCAGGGAAAAAGCGGGAAGCCTCATCGAGGGATACAATATCGTTGCAGGAGCCATCATAGCTCTGATCGTAATCTGTTTAATAATATATAAACTCATTAAAAAACGAGGGGATAAGAAAGATACCTCTTCTGAATAAAATAAACATCTTTCGGCACATCCGCTCATTTCTCGTTGACCGACTCCGGGTAAATCGATTCCCTGTGCAGGAATAAACCCCCATTTCTAAAAAATACATCCAAAAAATACTTGTTTTTTTATTATACCCTTTGGTAATTGGTATTAAGTTGAACTTTGCATATAGTATGGACATGCCCATATTAAATTCTGTTAAGCTCGGCCAATCCCTATGGCAAAAATTAAGAAGGCTCTTCTCAGCGTGTCCGATAAATCCGGCATTGTTGAATTTGCCAGGGAGCTCGAAACATACGATGTCCAGTTTATATCGACGGGAGGGACCGCGCGGATACTTCGTCAGAATGGGCTGGAGATTATGGATGTGGCGGATTATACCGGCTATCCCGAGATGATGGACGGCAGAGTAAAGACCCTGCATCCGAAGATACACGGGGGCCTGTTTGGCGTCAGGTCCAATCCCGAACACCTTCATGATATGAATGAATATAACATTGAAGGGATCGACATGATCGTGGTCAACGTGAAGCCGGTGGATTCAGCCATGATCAGCCAGAACAGCACGATTGACGACGCGATGAACAGGATTGATATCGGAGGCATTGCGCTTCTCAGGTCTGCGGCCAAGAATTTTAACAGCGTCACGGCCGTCATTGACTCTGGAGATTACGAGTCGGTAATAGGTGAGATGCGGAACAATAACGGCGCCGTGTCTCCTGAATTGAATCTGCAGCTCGCTATCAAGGTGTTTGAAACGACATCCAGATATGACAGCCTGATTTCCGAGTACTTGCGGCAGAAGGCATTACGCGGTTTTTCAGAAAAAAAATATATTGAGATTCCCCGGTATTAATCAGTCGTGGTATTATAGGCAAACCGGCGAAGACCAATAACAAATATAACAATAATAACAATTTAATCGGAGGTAGTACATGGCTGAAGTTACTCTTAAAGAGATTTATCCAGTGCCCGAAAGTTTCAAGAAAAAGGCATACATCAAAAGCCGCGCTGACTACGAAAAAATGTGGAAAGAGTCCCTTGCTGATTCAGACGCCTTCTGGGCAAAGATAGCCGAGGAGTATGTGACCTGGTTTAAGAAATGGGACAAAGTCAACGGCAGCAATTATGCCAAGGACATGAAAGATTTTAAAATCGAGTGGTACAAGGGCGGCAAGCTGAACGTGTCCTACAACTGCCTTGACAGGCACCTGGAAAAAAGAGGGAACCAGTTGGCCCTCATCTGGGAAGGAAACGATCCCAGCGAAACGAGGAAGTTCACCTACAAACAGCTCCATGAAGAAGTCTGCAAATTCGCCAACGTTCTCAAGAAAAACGGCGTTAAGAAAGGCGACCGTGTCACTTTCTATCTGCCGATGATCCCCGAGCTGATGATCGGTATCCTGGCCTCTTCCCGCATCGGCGCCGTTCACTGCGTCGTATTCGGCGGCTTCTCAGCTGAAGCGCTCCGCGACCGCGTCAACGACAGCGGCTCTGAAGTGCTCGTCTCCTGCGACGGCACCTTCCGCGGCGCCAAGGCCGTTCCCCAGAAAGACAACGCCGACAAGGCCCTGACGGAATGCCCGGGCGTCAAGAACCACATCGTCGTGAAACGGGTCGGCGACCAGATCAAGTGCACATGGAACAGCAAGACCGACAAGTGGTGGCATGAAGAAATGGCTTCTGTCGACGCGAAATGCGAACCGGAACAGATTGAAGCGACAGACCCCCTGTTCATCCTCTACACCTCCGGATCGACCGGAAAGCCGAAAGGCGCCATGCACTCAACCGGCGGATACCTTGTATTCACCGCCTTCACCCACAAGATGATCTTCGACTACCATGACGGCGACATCTACTGGTGTACCGCTGACATCGGCTGGGTAACCGGACACTCCTACATCTGCTACGGTCCTCTCTGCAACGGCGCAACGACCGTCATGTTCGAAGGCGTTCCCAACTATCCGGATCCGGGCCGTTTCTGGGCAGTCGTCGAGAAGCACAAAGTCAACATATTCTACACCGCTCCGACCGCCATCCGCGCCATCGCGAAAGAAGGCGACAGCTGGGTAGACAAGCACAACATCAAGACCCTCCAGCTCCTCGGATCAGTGGGCGAGCCCCTGAACCCGGAAGCATGGAACTGGTACTATCAGAAGATCGGCCGCGGCGAGTGCCCGATCGTCGACACCTGGTGGCAAACCGAGACCGGCGGCATCCTCATCACCCCGCTTCCCGGCGCCATTGACATCAAACCCGCCATGGCTACGGTTCCCTTCTTCGGCGTCGAGCCCAGCATCGTCGACGATGAAGGCAAGGTGCTCGAGGGCGTCTGCACCGGCAACCTTTGCATCAATCGTTCATGGCCTGGCCAGATGATAGGCGTGTACGGAGATCCCAAGCGGATGTTCGACACCTATTTCGCGCAGTTCCCGGGCAAATACTTCACCGGTGACGGCTGCAAACGCGACAAAGACGGCTACTATCAGATCACCGGCCGCGTTGACGACGTTATCAACGTATCCGGACACCGGATGGGCACCGCCGAGGTCGAATCGGCCCTCGTATCCAACAAGAACGTGGCCGAGTCCGCCGTTGTCGGTTATCCGCACCCGATCAAGGGCCAGTCGATCTACGCGTTCGTAACGCTGAAATCCGGCATCGCCAAGACCGATGACCTCAAGAAAGAGCTTATCGCGACCGTCCGCAAGGAGATCGGCCCCATCGCAACACCGGATATCATCCAGTGGGCGGACGTTCTTCCCAAGACCCGTTCCGGCAAGATCATGCGCCGGATCCTCAAGAAGATCGCGGCCAGCGACTTCGACAAGAGCGGCATGGGCGACACCTCGACCCTCGCCGACCCGACCGTCGTCGATACGCTGATCGCGGGCGCCAAGGAAGCTCAGGGCAAGAAGTAAGTCGCTTGTAACGAAAACAGAAAAAGCGGCGATGAAAATCGCCGCTTTTTTTTGCCTTTAGCGCCGGGCAAAATGCACATTATGCATTAATGGACTTGACTTGCCTGTTATAACATTTCTTGATATATACAAAAATGACGATCAATGACAGGTGATTTCACTATGCACAAAGTGTTGGCGCAGATACTGGCGGTTCTAGTGTCATTGGCTGCATCCTGCACACCATCTTCACGGGAGGGAATTGCCGGCGACCCCGTTTCTTCATCAGCATCATCCCAAAAAATGATATTGCAGGAAGACGGCCACTGCCATCAGCGCGAATTCCCGGAAGGAAGTAACTGCTATTTGAGCAGTCTCAGGGAGCAACACTGCAGTGACTGCGGGACAAGGGAAAAGCTCTACGCCCTCGGATACCGGGTCGGCACAGGCCCACGCCCATGGGGATTCAGGCTCGGCATTGTCCGTATTCCCGCCGGCAGGGCTGCCGAATTCGAGGCTTTTGCGACAAGGAATTACCCGGCAAAATGCTCGGGCACCATCATCCTTCCTCCATGCAATCCCGACGCAACGAGCATGAATGTCGACATAATATGGCCTTCCTGGGTCAGATTTGAGCAATAATCAACCAGTCAACCCGACCTGGAAAAACATCTATCTGCTTGACTTTTCGCTGAATGATACATATTTTATGGTGTTGTTCCAGAAACGGAAATTTTCAATCCCCGCGAAAGGCGCCAGTCGCGGATCGAGGTCCCGTCAGCATGAAACATTTCGATACGGCATTGAGAGTCATCATCGCACTGCTGCTGATCGGCGGCTATATCGTCATGGCCGTCTCCAGGGACCTCTTTCTGATCCAGACAGCCTACTGGAAAAGGCTCATGGCTGTGTGCGGCCTGGTTTTCTACATCGTCGCCCTCGGCGCCATCCTGATATCCCACAGGAACAGCGCGCGGCCTCTATGGGAGCTGCCCCTGGCCTTCATGGCTCCCTATCTTCTTTACGCTATCCTCTTTCTCTCCTTTGATCCGTCCTCGAAGGAGCTGTGGCGCTTCACCGGGGCTTTCCAGTTCATATCGATCTCCGGCGGATTTTTCCTGGGCATCGTCCTCTCCCCCCTGATAGCGGTCGCCATCGGGTCATACACCGGCAGGGAGGCCCTCGATTTCACCGTCCTGGGCTTTCGTTTCATCGACAGAATAGGCCTCAGAGCCTTCGGTATCGTGCTGGGCGCGGGCCTCCTGACTGCCCTTATGTACGTTACCTGGCTCCTTGTCGCGGAGATCCGTGAAATCAGCATCATGAAAAAAATCTTTTTTTTCCTGGTCCTCCTTGGCAACACGTCCCTGTTCGCGTACTACTCCTACACGCTGACGAGATTCGGCGCCGGCGTTAAGATGTGATGGCCGCCGTGATGACCGACTATCCGGACATAAGGCATTCCGGCACGAATAAAACCTTTGACAAGGATACGGGCTGGACCGAGACAGCGGTTTCCATCGAGCAGGACGGAGGCGCCGTGACCGTCACAGAGATCACAAACGAAAACGGCGCCGAAATCGCCCGAAAAACCGGCACGGGACTCATCAGCGCGGTCTACCCCGCGTTGCACCTGGTCCGGATAACCATGGAGGACGGGACACGCAGGTATTTCAACACGGCGAAAAATGAATTCGACAATTCGGCTGAGCTCATCTTCAGGCGTTCCTCATTGAAAGGCTTCGATTACAGGAACGTGGACCACCTTCTGATCATACGACGCCATCTCCACGCCATAGCCTCGGTGTTTCTACAGATGCCTCCCCTCGTCGACGATGCCCGCCTGGAATGGTCGCGGAGCGGCCCGGTCGAGGAGGGCCGCCTCGGCGATTTGATGACTATTCGCGCAACCCTTCAGGACGACGGCGCGGGCGCCGACTGGTTCGGCGCCTGGATCACCCTGTGCGGCACCCCTCCGGGCTACAGCGTCCGCACCTATTTCCGCCGCGAGGGTAGCGAGAACTGGGACATCGTCGTCACCTGCCCTCCGGAATGGCATCCGAAGGTGAACGGCGTTATCGACGGTATTTTAAAGAACCATTGAGAGGATTCGACCCATGGATGATCGGCCGCGGCAGATCCCGGTTTCAGAATGCAGGATATGCAAAAACCTGAAAGACCTTGAGACATCGTTCGTGAAGTTCGGCTGGGATGAAGGCAACATGTATCTCCCGGACGCCGCAAAAGAGCTGGTCCCGGCTCAGGACCTCAGGGCGCCGGGCTGTGAAAATCATCACGTCAAACAATGTCCCCTCTGCGGCCGCCTGTACCGATATGACATGACCCATGATTATTATATCAACGGAAGCGAGGACGAAGAGACCCTCAGGCGTCTCACGCCGGAGGAAATACGGCTTTTTCTATTGTCCCGGAAGGAACCATGACCCGGCTGAAATGACAGGAGGTAACGGCAATGACCATCGAACGTCTCATCAAGGTCTTTGACACGAAACGCGACCCCTACATGGAATGGCACGACGGCCCCAGCCTCCAGGAAGTCGACTCTGCCATGGCTGGCCTGGCCCAGGAAGAACGCGTTGCAGCGTCGCGCATCGTGGCGGAGCGCATACGGTGCGGCTATGATCCCTACCTCGGCAGGGCCGCGGAGCTCCTCGGCACGGAGGAATGCCGGAAGGCCCTGGAAGAGGCCCTGGCGTCAGGGCCGGGAACGATCGGCACGGGAAACATCGCCAGGAACATACTGACCATGGGCCGAAGCGATGATGCCGTCGCCGCCCTGCGGTCCATCGTGGCAAACCGGTCCCTCGGATGGTCGGACCGGATCAACGCCCTGGTGAACCTGAAGATCGCCATCGGCGCCTCCGGCGCAGACCGGCCGATATCGGATTTCATAACCCCTGAGTTCGAATCGGTTATATTCGAAGCCGTGACGGACAATGACTACCTGGTGCGCTACCACGCAGCGGAGGCTCTTCTGAAGGCAGCCGGCGATAAAATGGAATTGTCCGCTCACAAGGAACTCTTCGGTTATATCTGCGGAAAACACGCCGTTGACGGCTCGCCCGACAGTGAGGACCGCGAAGGCTTCCTGAGGGCCGCAGAGATGCTGCGAAGGATGTTACGTTAATAATTCATTGTGCAACAGGACGCCTTCACAACCGGCGCCCATCGCCATCCTACTTCTTTTTGCTGAAGTATTCCTGGAAAAGCTCGCGGTTCATGTTCAGGAGGCGGTCCCGTATCTGGGTTATGTTCTCGAAGTTGTAGCTCTGGATGCTGTAGTAGTCCAGGAGCCAGAGGTACTTGGTGATGAGGCGGGGCATTATGTTCGATGCCTCGACCTGGCCCTTGTTCATCTTCTGAAAGGTGAGCTCCAGGTTGTAGATGTCCTTCTGTATCCCTTCCACCTGGTGGGCGCTCAGGTTGCGCTTCACGTAAAACACGTCGTGGATAAAGCCGTAAATAGGGATCCACTCCGCGATATCCTTGAAATCGGCCCGCTCCTTTTTGACGATCTCCACTAGCTCCGTGATCGGCTTCGCCCTGAGCACGGTCAGGTCGATCTCGGCCGGGTCGATGAAGAAAGCCTCGCGGAAGGAGAGAAGGCTCTTTGTCGTGTCCCCTACGTGGAAATAGGCCTCTCCCAGGATCGCCATGAGCCTCGCGTTGCTCTTGTAGGAGCCCTTGGCGTACTCCAGCGTCTCGATGGCGTGCTTGTATTCCTCCAGCCGCAGAAAGCATTCTCCCAGGTTCAGGAGGAACTGGAAATTGCTGGACGTGTCCTGCTGCTCCCTGAAGGCAAACTTGTAATTGTCGGCTGCCTTGAAAAAAATATACCTCATTGCGAACTTGAATGCCGACGAGGAGACCATGTTCTTGCTCTCCGCGTACTCGTTGAACACCTCCCACTGTCCCATCAGGTACTCGGCGGTGTCCTTCCCCTCTTCAAGGGTCTTCATCTCCTTTTCACGGTTGTTCCAGAATTTCGCAACCCGGTACGCTTCGATGAGGCCGGGATAATCAGCGTCGATGTCCATCAGCTCGTCGACTTTGGCGACGGCGGCCGCGAATTCTCCCTTTTCGAGATGCTGATACACTTCGTTGATTCCGTTCAGGATCGGGTCATCGGAAAATGTTAGTTGGCCGTTCTTGTCCATCGTCTCTTATAGCTCTACGAAGTTTCCCCAGTTCCGCTTGTCGCTCTGGTGGGTGAAGATGATCACCTGCCGCCTGTTCGAAATATAGGACACCAGATCCCTGAAGCGATTGCATCGATCATCATCCATAAACTGGAACGGTTCGTCAATCAATAATGGGAGCGCCGTATCCTCGTTTATGAGAAAATCGGAGAGGGTGCATTTGATGGACAGCAGGAGCGCGTGGATGACCGGCGGCGTCATTTCCTCGATCATCTTGTTTTCGGTTATCATCTGAAGCACGGCGGCGTCGTCGATCTTGGTTATGTACTGGTTCCCGGTCAGGTGGTTGAACTTTTCCAGGGTACCGTCCAGCAGCTTCCGCAGCTGCTTTTCCTCGCTGCGCTCGACGGCCCGGGTCAGCATGCGCGTAATGAATTCCATCGAGTTGCGGTTGACCTTCCATTTCTTCAGCGTGCGGTCAATGGCGTTCTTTTCCTCGATGAGGGCGTTCATGGCGCCGCTGTTACCCGATGCCTGGAGAAATTCGCTGTCGATCTGCTGTAAAATCCTCTCCTTGGTCTCTATCTTTTCTTTTATGATGGCCAGCTCCGTGCCGATATTCCGGATCAGATCCTCGATCTTGCTTGTTTCGTTCTCGATATCGTCGACGATATTCAGGGTATCGATGCTGTTGTGAATCTCGTTTTTGATGATCTCCTCTTCCCGTTTCAGTTCGTCCAGCTTTTTCTGTATCTTGACCATGTACTCTTCTTCCTTTAAAGAGCTCTTGATCATCGCCAGGTCTTTTTTCCGCTCCGTGTAATTGACGTAATCTTCGAAATACTGGAGAAGAAGCTCGTAAATTTCAGTGAGCTTGTAGTCTTCCAGCAAGACCTTGCTCTTCTCCATGAGGACCGTGATCCGTTCCTTGAACTGCTTTTTTTCCTCTTCCAGCTTTTCCAATTCCTTGTCGTTCCTGAAAACCAGCATGCTTATGGCGATGGCGGCATTGGCTATCACGGCAGCTCCGAGAATAGCGATCAGCAGATAGAGATCCTTGGCAGGGTTCCCGCCGTTCTTTATCAGGATGCCCGCCAGTGCCGAGAGGGCAACGGCGGAAACGACGACGGCCGTCTTCTTGAGCCTCCTGCGCTTGCGTTCTTTTCTAAAGAAGAAATTATCGATCTTTTCATTGAGATTCCTGACATCGTTGAACACTTCCTGGAGACGGTCAAGGTTCGTGCTGTCGTTTATGTCGATCCCGCTGAACTGCGGGAACATGGCGTCAAGCTCGGTCTTCATTTCTGTCATTGATTCAATCTTTTGCTGCTCCTTCTGGATCTCATCCTTGATGCCCTCGAATTCATCCTTGAGCTCCTCGACCTTGTGCAGGTTCTCGATGATCTTGTTCAGTATCTCCCTCTGGCTGTTGAGTGAATTGAGTGAATTATTCAGCTCATCCACCTCGCTCTGTATCGTGTTTTTCTCCCTCCGCAGCTTGTCATGGCGCGAACCGCTTATGTCCATGATCTGTATCTTCTTCTCAAGGTCCCGCTTGGCGTCCTCCAGGCGTGAAACCTCCGGGGGAAGACCCGGGTTGGCGCGGATGCCGCTCTCGAAGGTATTGATCATATTGAGATAATGATTGTAAAAACCGGTGTTTTCATCAAGGATGATCCGTTTCAACACTGATAGATCGATGGTGCTGTCTTTGGCGATATCGGATGATGCCGGCATGAAGGATGAATTGACAAAGGCGGCGCAGTCGATCCTGTTCAGGAACTGCCGCAACATCCTGCTTTCGAAATCATCATCGCTGAAGCTCTGATTTTTGTTTCCCGCGGTGCCGTCCGACTTCACCTCGGAATAGATTATCTTCTCCGCGTTGTTGTGGATAAACTGTATCCGGTAACTCTTGTCGCTGGTCGTGCAGATGCGGTAGTACCCGTTGTCCGTGAGCGAAAAAAAGAGGTCCAGATACAGGGAGTTCCATACGTCATCCCCCAGGAACTTGCGATCCGTGAACTTGCCCCACATCACATCGATCATGCCGCGCGCCAGGAGACTCTTACCCGAGCCGTTCCTGCCGTAGACGATGTTCAACCGGTCGCTGAAATTGATCACGCGGTTATCGAAGAGCCCGTGTTTGTACACCATGCATTTTATATACTGCACAGCCATTCCTCCAGGTTTGTAAACCCGTCCCGGGTAATTTTGTTCAGTGATGCGGCGAGATCGCTTTTATCTATATCGTGGGGCAGGCCGCCCTGGTCAATCTGCTCCTTGATTATTTTATAGAATTCACCGCGCAGGGAATTCTCATACTGGTACTCCTCGATGAGGGAGTCAATGGTGGGCTCGCTCTTGTCAACAAGGTCCAGCTTGAAAAACTCATTTTTGTATTTCTGGAGCTCATACTGGCGGAGGACAAAATCGCGCTTCCCGGTCATTATGATCTGCTGTATCGTTTTCTTTGACTTGTTGTTTTCCAGCAGCTCCTTGATGGGCCCCATGGTCAACAGGTCGGAGCACGCCACGAGGTTCCGGTACAGCTTCATGGAATTCACGGTGAGACGCTTTATCTGGTAGAGCCTGTTTTCCTTTATGACGATGGAAATGACATAGCGGTCGCCCATCTCGTCGAACGACGTCGCCTCCGGTGTGCCGGGGCATACTCCGATGATCCGGTCCATGATCTTGAACATCTTGAAGCTGTGGCAGAAGCCGAAGGCGTAGAAGTCAAGCCCCAGGGCCTTGATGTCGTTTTTCTGAAGGCGGTATACCAGGAAATCGTTCTTTTCGTTGTCAAAATCAAAATCGACATGGAACAGGCCTATATGGAATCCCTCGTCGGAGATCTTTTTTATCTTCGAGATATCGTACCCCATGGTTCCGGACAGGCCGTACACGTACACCTTCTGTCCGTTCTTCATATACAGGTAGGGAGCCGGGGCCGTGGTGCTCGAAAAAAGGCACGAGGCGTTGAAATCAAGGACGAAGGGCATGACCGTGTCCTTGTTGTTCAGCTCGCCCCTTCCCGGGGTGTACACGATTTCGGTCCCCGCGCTCCGGAGGCCCCTGAACTCGTTCTTGATCAGGTCGATGGTGTCGTTCCCGACGGTCCCGCCGTCGATGAGATCCCCGCCGATGAGGAACAGGTCGTGGCCCCGCGCTATGGCCGCAATGCGCTTGAATGTGTTCACCCGGGCGTAATCGGGAATATGGATCTCATTGTTCCTGATCCCCAGGTGAATATCCGACATGAAAAGAATCTTTATTTCGCTATCCATAGGAACGTTCCATTGAATGGTGGAAAAAATACGCATCAGACGTGCTATCTATATTGTCGTTTAAAAACGCGCAATTCTAAAGTTTTTATATACAAACTAAATATCGACTATCGGACAACCACCTATCGGGTATCTTAATCTCCCGATGTAATCCCCATCCCCTCGGTCCATCTCTATCGAACCTCACCCCGCCTCCGGCGCGCCCTCTCCCATTGAGAATGGATAAAAGGAGAGGGCTCCTCTTCAAATCCCCTTCTCCGTTCTTCTAATTCTCAATGGGAGTAGGGGCTGGGGGATGATGGCATAAAGCATGAACAGAGCATGGGTGAGGTGTAAATTTTTTAATTGACAAATACCCATTCAACGACAAAAAGACTCATCTATATCCCCGGTCGGGTTCATCGCTATCAATGATCCTGACAAGACATAATGTTTGACGGCTTCATAGTAAGCCGATGGCGCTAATACAGGTTCAGAGAGTTATACAATGACAGATAAAGGCACATCCCGCGAAGAGAAATTCAGGTATTTCGGCCATATCGGCCGTATAGCGGTCATATTTTTCATCGGCTTTTCGATCTTTCTGGTCGTTTCAACGATCATGCTGATATTCCTGACCAAACCCGAGCGGGAGGTCATCGTCCCCGACGTTGAAGGCAAACAGTTCACCGAGGTCTACAACAGCCTCATCCGGAAAGGGATCAAGCCGGAAATCAAATTCAAGGACATCGCCGATATCGACGACGGCACGGTCCTCTCCCAGTACCCGAAAAAAGGAAAGGTCGTTCCGGAGAACAGCAGGATCAAGCTGCTGGTGAGCAGGTCGGAATACTACATCGAGGTGCCGGCCCTTGCCGGCAAGGAGCTTCCTCTGGCCCTGAGCACGCTGAGGAACATACATCGCCACGACAAGACCCTGTCCCTCGGCACCGGCGTCATATCCTACATTCCGTCGAATACCACTGCGGACA
Protein-coding regions in this window:
- a CDS encoding DedA family protein; translation: MEQLINDIITYLLPKNDFFLYLFLFICAIIENLLPPIPGDTITVLGAFLVGTGRLSFLLVYASTTIGSVAGFMILVFLGRFLEREFFMKKNYRFFPASSIIAAERWFARYGYFVVLANRFLPGVRSVISLVSGITRLNMLKVLLLSVISAAVWNLIWIKIGFMLGNNWQTVREKAGSLIEGYNIVAGAIIALIVICLIIYKLIKKRGDKKDTSSE
- a CDS encoding IMP cyclohydrolase; amino-acid sequence: MAKIKKALLSVSDKSGIVEFARELETYDVQFISTGGTARILRQNGLEIMDVADYTGYPEMMDGRVKTLHPKIHGGLFGVRSNPEHLHDMNEYNIEGIDMIVVNVKPVDSAMISQNSTIDDAMNRIDIGGIALLRSAAKNFNSVTAVIDSGDYESVIGEMRNNNGAVSPELNLQLAIKVFETTSRYDSLISEYLRQKALRGFSEKKYIEIPRY
- the acs gene encoding acetate--CoA ligase translates to MAEVTLKEIYPVPESFKKKAYIKSRADYEKMWKESLADSDAFWAKIAEEYVTWFKKWDKVNGSNYAKDMKDFKIEWYKGGKLNVSYNCLDRHLEKRGNQLALIWEGNDPSETRKFTYKQLHEEVCKFANVLKKNGVKKGDRVTFYLPMIPELMIGILASSRIGAVHCVVFGGFSAEALRDRVNDSGSEVLVSCDGTFRGAKAVPQKDNADKALTECPGVKNHIVVKRVGDQIKCTWNSKTDKWWHEEMASVDAKCEPEQIEATDPLFILYTSGSTGKPKGAMHSTGGYLVFTAFTHKMIFDYHDGDIYWCTADIGWVTGHSYICYGPLCNGATTVMFEGVPNYPDPGRFWAVVEKHKVNIFYTAPTAIRAIAKEGDSWVDKHNIKTLQLLGSVGEPLNPEAWNWYYQKIGRGECPIVDTWWQTETGGILITPLPGAIDIKPAMATVPFFGVEPSIVDDEGKVLEGVCTGNLCINRSWPGQMIGVYGDPKRMFDTYFAQFPGKYFTGDGCKRDKDGYYQITGRVDDVINVSGHRMGTAEVESALVSNKNVAESAVVGYPHPIKGQSIYAFVTLKSGIAKTDDLKKELIATVRKEIGPIATPDIIQWADVLPKTRSGKIMRRILKKIAASDFDKSGMGDTSTLADPTVVDTLIAGAKEAQGKK
- a CDS encoding AAA family ATPase, translated to MQYIKCMVYKHGLFDNRVINFSDRLNIVYGRNGSGKSLLARGMIDVMWGKFTDRKFLGDDVWNSLYLDLFFSLTDNGYYRICTTSDKSYRIQFIHNNAEKIIYSEVKSDGTAGNKNQSFSDDDFESRMLRQFLNRIDCAAFVNSSFMPASSDIAKDSTIDLSVLKRIILDENTGFYNHYLNMINTFESGIRANPGLPPEVSRLEDAKRDLEKKIQIMDISGSRHDKLRREKNTIQSEVDELNNSLNSLNSQREILNKIIENLHKVEELKDEFEGIKDEIQKEQQKIESMTEMKTELDAMFPQFSGIDINDSTNLDRLQEVFNDVRNLNEKIDNFFFRKERKRRRLKKTAVVVSAVALSALAGILIKNGGNPAKDLYLLIAILGAAVIANAAIAISMLVFRNDKELEKLEEEKKQFKERITVLMEKSKVLLEDYKLTEIYELLLQYFEDYVNYTERKKDLAMIKSSLKEEEYMVKIQKKLDELKREEEIIKNEIHNSIDTLNIVDDIENETSKIEDLIRNIGTELAIIKEKIETKERILQQIDSEFLQASGNSGAMNALIEEKNAIDRTLKKWKVNRNSMEFITRMLTRAVERSEEKQLRKLLDGTLEKFNHLTGNQYITKIDDAAVLQMITENKMIEEMTPPVIHALLLSIKCTLSDFLINEDTALPLLIDEPFQFMDDDRCNRFRDLVSYISNRRQVIIFTHQSDKRNWGNFVEL
- a CDS encoding metallophosphoesterase → MDSEIKILFMSDIHLGIRNNEIHIPDYARVNTFKRIAAIARGHDLFLIGGDLIDGGTVGNDTIDLIKNEFRGLRSAGTEIVYTPGRGELNNKDTVMPFVLDFNASCLFSSTTAPAPYLYMKNGQKVYVYGLSGTMGYDISKIKKISDEGFHIGLFHVDFDFDNEKNDFLVYRLQKNDIKALGLDFYAFGFCHSFKMFKIMDRIIGVCPGTPEATSFDEMGDRYVISIVIKENRLYQIKRLTVNSMKLYRNLVACSDLLTMGPIKELLENNKSKKTIQQIIMTGKRDFVLRQYELQKYKNEFFKLDLVDKSEPTIDSLIEEYQYENSLRGEFYKIIKEQIDQGGLPHDIDKSDLAASLNKITRDGFTNLEEWLCSI